From the Equus przewalskii isolate Varuska chromosome 19, EquPr2, whole genome shotgun sequence genome, one window contains:
- the LOC103566416 gene encoding olfactory receptor 2J3-like: MMKEKNASSEGYFVLLGFSNWPHLEVVLFVVILMFYLMTLIGNLFIIILSHLDSHLHTPMYFFLSNLSFLDLCYTTSSIPQLLVNLWGPEKTISHAGCMIQLYFVLALATTECVLLVVMSYDRYAAVCRPLHYTILMHPRFCRLLALASWVSGFTNSALHSSFTFWIPLCGHHQVDHFFCEVPALLRLSCVDTHANELTLMVTSSIFVLIPLILILSSYGAIARAVLRMQSTTGLQKVFGTCGAHLLVVSLFFVPGMCIYLQPPSGNSQDQGKFIALFYTVVTPSLNPLIYTLRNKDVRGAVKRLMGWEWEM; the protein is encoded by the coding sequence atgatgaaggaaaaaaatgcaagttcTGAAGGCTACTTTGTTCTGCTGGGTTTTTCTAATTGGCCTCATTTGGAAGTAGTTCTCTTTGTGGTTATCTTGATGTTCTACTTGATGACATTGATAGGCAACCTGTTCATCATTATCTTGTCACACCTggactcccacctccacactcccatgtacttcttcctctcaaACCTCTCTTTTCTGGATCTCTGCTACACCACCAGCTCCATCCCTCAGTTGCTGGTCAACCTCTGGGGCCCAGAGAAAACCATCTCTCATGCTGGTTGCATGATTCAACTTTACTTTGTCCTTGCACTGGCAACCACAGAGTGTGTGCTACTGGTGGTGATGTCTTATGACCGTTATGCAGCTGTATGTAGACCTTTGCATTACACCATTCTCATGCACCCTCGTTTCTGCCGTCTGTTGGCTCTGGCTTCTTGGGTAAGTGGCTTTACTAACTCAGCCCTTCATTCCTCCTTTACCTTCTGGATACCCCTCTGTGGACATCACCAAGTGGATCACTTCTTCTGTGAAGTTCCAGCACTACTGCGACTGTCATGTGTTGATACTCATGCTAATGAGCTGACCCTCATGGTCACCAGCTCTATTTTTGTTCTCATACCTCTCATCCTCATTCTCAGCTCCTATGGTGCCATTGCCAGGGCTGTGCTGAGGATGCAGTCAACAACTGGCCTTCAGAAAGTCTTCGGGACCTGTGGAGCCCATCTTCTGGTTGTTTCCCTCTTTTTCGTTCCAGGCATGTGCATATATCTCCAGCCACCATCGGGAAATTCTCAAGATCAAGGCAAGTTCATTGCCCTCTTTTATACCGTTGTCACCCCTAGCCTCAACCCTCTAATCTACACCCTAAGAAACAAAGATGTAAGAGGGGCAGTAAAGAGACTaatggggtgggagtgggagatgTGA